From Amphiprion ocellaris isolate individual 3 ecotype Okinawa chromosome 2, ASM2253959v1, whole genome shotgun sequence, a single genomic window includes:
- the pigx gene encoding phosphatidylinositol-glycan biosynthesis class X protein: MYFILLFVFSCLSPCHCLVEKDENQDHCDVLKQWLQSSSVSVELSKKGFHREVITTVELKSDVLSDVRVLLVHRWPRGVYVDPYQLASLSDQRDWKILLDSTIDLELPAHKASGFVTYVYPSHIGPTPRSLKVTIPVHGRYHEPSFVGETFTSVDIEAPELLLWTVQCTQLNTLQPHAVVDAPCTVSNSSTCQWVKIQHQQEFSPLRFQFPVGDASLVAPVCGGTLLVTMMCCAALSRYMWKHRII; this comes from the exons atgtattttattttgctctttgtgttttcctgtttatCGCCATGTCATTGTTTGGTTGAAAAAG ATGAGAATCAGGACCATTGTGATGTTCTGAAGCAGTGGCTGCAATCCTCATCAGTGTCAGTGGAGCTCAGCAAAAAGGGTTTTCACAG GGAGGTGATAACCACTGTGGAGCTCAAATCTGATGTTCTGAGCGATGTTAGAGTTCTGTTGGTTCATCGATGGCCCAGAGGCGTCTACGTTGATCCATATCAACTCGCATCACTGAGTGATCAACGTGACTGGAAG ATTTTACTAGATTCAACCATAGACCTGGAGCTGCCTGCTCACAAGGCGTCAGGATTTGTCACCTATGTGTATCCCTCCCACATTGGACCAACTCCCAGATCGCTGAAAGTCACAATTCCAGTACATGGGCGCTACCATGAGCCTTCTTTTGTTGGGGAAACATTTACGTCTGTTGACATAGAAGCTCCTGAGCTACTGCTGTGGACTGTACAAT GTACGCAGCTCAACACCTTACAGCCTCATGCTGTCGTGGACGCCCCATGCACTGTCAGCAATTCAAGCACTTGTCAGTGGGTTAAAATCCAGCATCAGCAG GAGTTCAGCCCCTTGAGGTTCCAGTTTCCAGTCGGTGATGCGTCCTTGGTGGCGCCTGTATGTGGCGGAACTCTTCTGGTCACCATGATGTGCTGTGCGGCGCTGTCCAGATACATGTGGAAACATCGAATCATTTAG
- the plekhb2 gene encoding pleckstrin homology domain-containing family B member 2 has translation MAMVKSGWLHRQSTILRRWKRNWFDLWADGRLVFYNDQQRRDMEDDIHMRVNCINIRSSAACQELNPPEGKMRDALLQIVCRDGRVISLCADSADDALAWTMALQDARINTVVATPQIGFAQEVMASAPPPYSEYAPPQVYAPGPYGDYVPAPPHATQIVYSADGQPYAVAYPYQYQGGYAAPEVNHVIIRERQREDGGDVALGMLAGAATGLALGSLFSVF, from the exons ATGGCTATGGTGAAGAGTGGTTGGCTCCATCGACAAA GCACCATACTGCGTCGGTGGAAAAGAAACTGGTTTGACTTATGGGCTGATGGACGACTCGTGTTCTACAATGACCAACAGCGGCGCGACATGGAGGATGACATCCACATGAGGGTCAACTGCATTAACATCCGTAGCTCTGCTGCATGTCAGG AGCTGAACCCACCGGAGGGGAAGATGCGTGATGCCTTGCTGCAGATAGTGTGCAGGGATGGACGGGTCATCAGCCTGTGTGCAGACAGTGCAGATGATGCCTT AGCCTGGACCATGGCACTTCAGGATGCCAGAATTAACACG gTGGTCGCTACTCCTCAGATCGGCTTTGCGCAGGAAGTGATGGCATCTGCTCCTCCTCCCTACTCAGAATACGCTCCCCCACAG GTTTATGCCCCAGGTCCATATGGAGACTATGTTCCAGCTCCTCCACATGCCACTCAGATAGTATACTCTGCTGATGGGCAGCCCTACGCTGTTGCATATCCCTATCAGTACCAAG GCGGGTACGCTGCTCCCGAAGTGAACCACGTTATTATTCGAGAGCGACAGCGTGAAGATGGAGGAGATGTGGCTTTGGGCATGCTGGCCGGAGCAGCTACTGGTTTGGCACTCGgctctcttttctctgtcttctAG
- the cep19 gene encoding centrosomal protein of 19 kDa, which produces MPFEAKRCGVQFKPPSIVVIYEDTETKKVRKRIIPVRNFSKYSDYSVAAERLKNHPRHRDYLEAVSQNQLEKLHIILRDHMQGLSLEHSLSSFRLDPEENLNKLDDEKLARKKGQMDELFEKNRRHKDDPNFVYDLEVDFTKNTQEKCSWDEESDDGF; this is translated from the exons ATGCCGTTCGAGGCAAAGCGCTGTGGAGTGCAATTCAAACCTCCTTCCATAGTTGTAATTTATGAAGACACGGAGACCAAAAAAGTGCGAAAAAGAATAATACCTGTACGAAACTTCTCCAAATACTCTG ACTACAGTGTAGCAGCTGAAAGGCTCAAGAACCATCCTCGGCACAGGGACTACTTAGAGGCCGTGTCTCAGAACCAGCTGGAGAAGCTTCACATCATCCTACGAGACCACATGCAGGGCCTCAGCCTGGAGCACAGCCTCTCCTCGTTCCGCCTGGACCCCGAGGAAAACCTGAACAAGCTGGACGACGAGAAGCTGGCTCGCAAGAAGGGACAAATGGATGAACTGTTTGAGAAGAACCGGAGACACAAAGACGACCCCAACTTTGTTTACGACTTGGAGGTGGATTTCACAAAGAACACCCAAGAAAAGTGCAGCTGGGATGAGGAGTCAGATGATGGATTTTGA
- the ing5a gene encoding inhibitor of growth protein 5a, which produces MATAIYLEHYLDSIENLPCELQRNFTLMRDLDNRTEEKKGEIDKLAEEYIANVKNLASEQRVEHLQKIQNAYSKCKEFSDDKVQLAMQTYEMVDKHIRRLDADLARFENELKEKLEVSGYESGEGRALKKGEMRGLREKRGSRGRGRKGSDEDSPRKKKMKNSPDLSDALLPMQPSDVLDMPVDPNEPTYCLCHQVSYGEMIGCDNPDCPIEWFHFACVDLATKPKGKWFCPRCTQDRKKK; this is translated from the exons ATGGCGACTGCAATATACTTGGAACATTACCTTGACA gtATTGAAAACCTACCATGTGAGCTACAGAGGAACTTTACTTTGATGCGGGACCTGGACAATAGGACGGAAG AAAAGAAAGGAGAGATCGACAAACTGGCTGAAGAGTACATAGCGAATGTGAAGAACCTGGCTTCAGAGCAGAGAGTGGAACATCTGCAGAAGATTCAAAATGCCTACAGCAAGTGCAAAGAGTTCAGTGACGACAAAGTCCAGCTTGCAATGCAGACGTATGAAATG GTGGACAAACATATCCGCAGACTGGACGCAGATCTGGCCCGGTTTGAGAATGAGCTAAAGGAGAAACTGGAAGTGAGTGGCTATGAAAGTGGAGAAGGAAGAGCACTGAAAA AGGGTGAAATGCGAGGGTTGAGAGAGAAGCGTGGATCCAGGGGAAGAGGAAGGAAAGGCTCTGATGAAGATTCTCCCcgaaagaaaaagatgaaaaacag CCCAGACTTGAGCGACGCTCTCCTGCCTATGCAGCCATCAGACGTCCTGGACATGCCAGTTGATCCCAATGAGCCTACATACTGCCTGTGTCATCAAGTGTCATACGGAGAGATGATTGGATGCGATAATCCAGAT TGTCCCATTGAATGGTTTCACTTTGCTTGCGTTGATCTCGCCACAAAACCCAAAGGAAAATG GTTTTGCCCAAGATGCACCcaagacaggaagaagaaatga